In Planococcus sp. MB-3u-03, the DNA window TAAACCAATACAAAATGAGCGTTGACAAAGAGTAGTAGATGCAGTTCCTTCTATATAAGAGAGCTTGTGGCTGGTGTGAACAGGCAGAAGACTGCATTGAATGGACTTTCGAGCTAAAGCGGCGAAACTAGTAGCCGCTTTCGTATTCTCCACGTTACGGAGACAAGAGGCCGCTTTGCGGCAACCAGGGTGGTACCGCGGAACCGCACATCATTCGTCCCTTTAGTTCCAGGGACGGAGATGTGCTTTTTTATATTCATTTTTAGGACCATCTACTTAGAGGAGGAATTGCATTGAAGAAAATCTTTTCAGGCGTACAGCCAACCGGCACGGTCACACTCGGCAATTATATCGGGGCGTTCAAGCAGTTTACTGAACTGCAGGAAGAATACGATTGCATCTTCTGCATCGTTGACCAACATGCCATCACCATGCCGCAAGACCGTCTTGAATTAAGAAAGAATATTAAATCGCTGGCTGCGCTTTACCTTGCTGTCGGCATCGACCCGGAAAAAGTCACGCTATTTATCCAATCGGAAGTACCCGCGCACGCTCAGGCGGGCTGGATGCTGCAATGTGTATCGACCATCGGGGAGCTCGAGCGCATGACACAGTTCAAAGATAAATCGGCCAAGGCCGCTTCTATCTCTGCTGGCCTCCTGACTTATCCGCCTTTAATGGCTGCTGACATTCTTTTGTACCAAACGGATATCGTCCCTGTCGGCGATGACCAGAAACAGCATATTGAATTGACGCGCGATTTGGCGGAGCGTTTCAATAGAAAATATAATGACATCTTCACGATGCCTGACATCCGGATACCGAAACACGGCGCACGCGTCATGTCCTTGCAGGATCCTTTGAAAAAGATGAGTAAGTCCGATTCAAATAAAAAGTCGATCATCACTTTGCTCGATGATTTAAAAACGATCGAAAAGAAAGTGAAGAGCGCCGTCACCGACTCAGAAGGAATCGTTAAATACGATCCCGAGAACAAGCCTGGCGTTTCGAATCTCCTATCGATCGAAGCTGCCTTGACCGGAGCCTCCATCGATGAACTGGTCGCTAAATACGAAGGCGGCGGCTATGGCGATTTCAAAGCAGGTGTTGCCAAAGCGATCACGCACCATTTAGCGCCGATCCAAGACCGCTACTATAAACTGCTCGACTCTGAGGAGCTCGACACCATTCTCGACGAAGGCGCAGAAAAGCTAATTTCATCGCCAATAAAACATTGAAGAAAATGGAGAACGCGATGGGCCTAGGCCGCAAACGCAAACGTTAATGCATGAACATAAAAAGGATGGACGCGCGGCATGCCACGCGTCCATCCTTTTTGTTTGCTTTATATTAGCGCAATGACTTCGGGTTCAATGCATCCTTCAGCCCTTCACCGATGAAGTTAATTGACAGGATCGTCAAGGTAATGATGATGGCTGGAGGCATCCAGATCCACGGTTTGCCTTGCAGGACATCCGGCTCATTGGCGGATGACAGCATATTGCCCCAGCTCGGTGTCGCTTGCGGGACGCCAAAGCCTAAATAGCTAAGTGCTGATTCGATGACGATCATCGTTGCAAAAATCAAGGTCCCTTGAACGATGATGGTTGAGATGACGTTCGGCAATAGGTGTTTCGTAATGACTTTAAACGGAGAACAGCCGATCGATAAAGCGGCCAGGATATACTCATTCTCTTTTTCCGCCAACACTTTGCTGCGCACTAAGCGAGCGACACCGCCCCAGCTGAGCGCCCCGATGACCATGATCAAGACCCACAATCCATCCACGATGCCATAAAGGATCGTGTTTAAGACGATGACGAATACAAGGAATGGGAAATTCAGCACGAAATCCGTGAAGCGCATCAGGATGCTATCGATAAAGCCGCCGAAAAATCCAGCAAGTGCCCCGACCACTGTTCCTAAAGTGATGACGATGAGCGTTGCGCTAAAGCCGACCAATAGCGAAATCCGACCCCCGTAGAACAAACGCGTCAAGACATCGCGACCGCTTTTATCCGTGCCGAGAAGATGTTCGCCGTTCGGTTCGATATTCATCGCCCCGATATTCACTTTTGAAATATCCGGCAGCGGTGACAATACGGGTGCGAGGAACGGTGCCGAGAGTGACATTAAAGTGACCAGCAAAATGAAAAAGGAACTGATCATCGCCAATTTGTTGCGCACGAACTTTCTTCTGGCAATCTGCCAAGGAGATAAGCTTCTTTCCGGCTTCTTTTGTTGGGTAATGGTAGTTGATGATGCCATTTTACTGCTTCCTCCTCAATCCAGGCGAATTCGTGGGTCCACGACGCCGTATAGAATATCTGCCAATAAATTACCAAATAATGTAAGGAACGACAAAAGCATAGTCAAGGCCATCAATGTCGGATAATCACGGCTCGTCACAGATTCCAAAAACAGCTGGCCGATTCCCGGATAAGTGAAAATCGTTTCTGTAATGATGGCTCCCCCGATTAACGCGGCAAAATCAAATCCAAGGAATGTGACCAAGGGAATGATCGAATTGCGCAGGATATGGACATTATAGATTTTTTTCATTGGTGTGCCTTTTGCGCGCGCTGTCCGGACAAAATCCTTGCGGGAGTTCTCGATGATGTCGTTGCGCAAAAACTGTGTATAGCTCGCCGTGCTCATCGCCCCCAGGACAATCGCCGGCAGCAATACGTGGTGCATGCGGCTAATATAATACTCAAAGCTGCCTTCTTCCACCAAAATATCCACGGACCCTGCAAACGGGAACCAGTTCAACTGGAATGCAAAAATATAAATCGCAAATACGGCAGCGACAAAAGATGGAATTGCCAGCATGACATAATTGAATCCTGCAATGGCATTATCACCTAAAGTATAAGGGCGCCTGCCTGAATACATCCCCATAATAAACGCCATGATATAGGTGATGACAAGAGCTGTCACGCCCAATAATAAAGTATTTGGCACTTTTTCCATGATCAAATCGAATACCGGAATTTGAAAGCGTGTGGATTTACCGAAATCCCCTTGGACGAATCCAGTGATCCAATTAAAATACTGGACTGGCAAAGGGTCATTATAGCCGAGCTTCTCACGCATTTCTGCTATGTATTCCGGACTGGTGTTAAGCGGGTCGATTTCCCCGCTGAGTGAATCGCCCGGCATCAGTTTGGCGAGGCTGAAGACCACGATGGAAATCAAAATCAGCATCGGAATCATTCCAAGCAACCGTCTAATCGAATATTTAAGCATAGGTACTCTCCTTGTCTGATAGGTTCTCGGCTGTGCTCTCGTGCACGGTAAGGATTGTTTTTTGAAACAGCCCTTACCGTGCATAAGAGCTTCATATAAAGATTCAACGATGGGCGGGTCGCCCATCGTTGAAGGTTTGTTGCTGATTTTATTCTGTTACGAACCATTCAGCAGGGCTGTTTTGACCGGATACGTCATATTCAACTCCGCCGACACGCGTGTTCAATGCCTTAATTTCTTCTAGTTCCGCGATGTAAAGCATCGGGAGGTCTTCGTTGACGATCTTCTGCCATTCTACATACAATTCTTTGCGTTTTTCCTGGTCAGTGCCGACGATTTCGATATCAAGTGCGTCGTCTAGCAATTGATCTGCTTCAGGATTGTTGTAGCGTGTGTAGTTCCAAAGCTGGTCTGCTTTCCATAGTCCAGATGGATCCGGGTCAGTTCCCGTACCCCAGCCGCCGAAGAATGTTTCAATGGAAGCATCATCTTTTTCGACCATATCGTAGTAAAGGTTTACTTCGACCATTTCCACTTCAGAACGCAGTCCGACTGCTTCGAAATACTGGGCGATTGCTTGTGCACGGGATTCGAAAGTCGGGTTGCCTGTTGCATAATGCGAGAATTTCACGACAAACTCGTCGCCATTTGGATCTTCGCGGAATCCGTCATCGTTCGTATCGACGTATCCTGCTTCATCCAACATTTGCTTCGATTTTTCAGGATCGTATTCATATTGAGTCAATTCGCTGTCATCTGCTGAATTCCAGTGGGCAGACGGTACTGGCTTATTGACAACATCAGCATAGCCGAAGAAGAATGCATCCACCCATTCCTGGCGGTTCAACGCATACATCATCGCCTGGCGAAGCTCTTTGCTTTGGTATTTCGGCAGTTCTTCTGTGATTGTTTGGGATTCGTTATCGAATTTACCGAGCTTGAATCCTACATAATAATAAGTCAATCCAGGGTAAGTAACGATTTCAACATTTTCTAGAGGTTCTACTTCAGGCCCGGATACCGGCTGAAGGGAGATCATGTCGATATCGTTGTTCTGCAATGCGCCGACAACTGAAGAGTTATCGATAACGCGTAGAACGATTTTATCCAAGTTGACATCGCCGTTCCAGTACTCATCGAATTTCGAGAATTCGACCGACTCGCCAGGAACGATTTTGTCTACTTTGAATGGCCCGATTCCGATTGGAGTCGAACGTACCCATTCAGATGCTGACATTTCGGCAACCGGTACATCGCCAAGAACAGACTCAGGCAGCGGATATGCCCATAGGTTGGTTAGGTTGTTGACGCGTGCTTCGTCGAAAGTGATGTTGATTTCATAATCACTGACCACTTCGATCCCAGAAATGGAATCGGCGTCGCCGCTGCGGTATGCTTCAGCGCCTTCAATTGTTTGCACGTTTGCGTAGCGGGGGCCGTCATAATCAGGATCTGCGATCGTTTCAAGCGCAAATACCCAGTCGTTGACAGTCAACTCTTCGCCGTTATGCCATTTCACGCCTTCTTCGAATGTGAAGTTGAAGACTTTATTATCCTCGGTCTCCCAAGAAGCGACGTTCGGTTCAGGCTCCAAGTTTTCGTTATAGCTGATCAATGCTTCATCAAATAGTTCGATGACTTCAAAATCAGTGGCAATGCCGTAAAATGCGGAAGAATATAAACCTTCCGGTGGAGCGTCAAGGCCGTATACGAGCGTTCCGCCTTTTTGTGGTTCGCCGTCTGCTGCACCTTCAGAACCTTCGCCTTCTGAGCCTGACTCACTGGCATCATCGCTGCCTCCGCCGCACGCCGCTAGGAATGCGGAAACAATGAGTACGAGCGCGAAGAGCCAGAGCAAGGATTTTTTCTTCATCTCTTTTCCCCCTAAAAAAATTTTTTGATTAATACAAATGGCACGCAACTTGATGGCCTGGCCTTACTTCCGCCAACGCTGGTTTCTCTTGTGAGCAGATTTCCATCACCACCGGGCAGCGCGTATGGAACGGGCAGCCGGTAGGCGGGTTTTGCGGGCTCGGCACATCCCCTTTTAAGACAATCCGCTCTTTCCGCTTCGCCGGATTCGGTTCCGGAATTGCGGAAATGAGCGCTTGCGTGTAAGGATGCAGCGGTTCTTTGTATAAATCTTTATTTGAAGCAAGCTCTACGAGGTTGCCCAAATACATCACTCCGATTCGATCGCTCATATGCTTTACGACACTTAAATCGTGTGCAATAAAGAGATAAGTCAGATCGAATTGATTTGCAGTTCTTTCAACAAGTTCAACACCTGTGATTGCACGGATACATCGAGTGCGGATACCGGTTCATCCGCTACAATCAGCTTGGGGTGCAGTGCCAGCGCCCGGGCGATTCCGATGCGCTGTCTTTGGCCGCCGGAAAATTCATGAGCGTATTTATAATAAGCCTCTTCAGGCAAGCCAACTCGTTTTAGGAGTGTTTTGATTTCCTGCTCCAACTCTTTTTTATTGCGCTTTTCATAGTTCAGGATTGGCTCGGCAATAATGTCGCCGACCATCTGCGTCGGATTCAGCGATGCGTATGGATCTTGGAACACCATTTGAAAATCACGCCGCGCTTTTTGCAATTTGGATCCCGATAATCGTGTGATGTCTTTCCCTTCAAAGAGGATCTCGCCTCCTGTCGGTTTCATGAGCCTCAAGATAGTCCGTCCCGCAGTTGATTTGCCGCAGCCCGATTCGCCGACCAGACCAAGCGTTTCGCCTTTTCTG includes these proteins:
- the opp4C gene encoding oligopeptide ABC transporter permease, whose amino-acid sequence is MASSTTITQQKKPERSLSPWQIARRKFVRNKLAMISSFFILLVTLMSLSAPFLAPVLSPLPDISKVNIGAMNIEPNGEHLLGTDKSGRDVLTRLFYGGRISLLVGFSATLIVITLGTVVGALAGFFGGFIDSILMRFTDFVLNFPFLVFVIVLNTILYGIVDGLWVLIMVIGALSWGGVARLVRSKVLAEKENEYILAALSIGCSPFKVITKHLLPNVISTIIVQGTLIFATMIVIESALSYLGFGVPQATPSWGNMLSSANEPDVLQGKPWIWMPPAIIITLTILSINFIGEGLKDALNPKSLR
- the opp4B gene encoding oligopeptide ABC transporter permease gives rise to the protein MLKYSIRRLLGMIPMLILISIVVFSLAKLMPGDSLSGEIDPLNTSPEYIAEMREKLGYNDPLPVQYFNWITGFVQGDFGKSTRFQIPVFDLIMEKVPNTLLLGVTALVITYIMAFIMGMYSGRRPYTLGDNAIAGFNYVMLAIPSFVAAVFAIYIFAFQLNWFPFAGSVDILVEEGSFEYYISRMHHVLLPAIVLGAMSTASYTQFLRNDIIENSRKDFVRTARAKGTPMKKIYNVHILRNSIIPLVTFLGFDFAALIGGAIITETIFTYPGIGQLFLESVTSRDYPTLMALTMLLSFLTLFGNLLADILYGVVDPRIRLD
- the opp4A gene encoding oligopeptide ABC transporter substrate-binding protein, producing the protein MKKKSLLWLFALVLIVSAFLAACGGGSDDASESGSEGEGSEGAADGEPQKGGTLVYGLDAPPEGLYSSAFYGIATDFEVIELFDEALISYNENLEPEPNVASWETEDNKVFNFTFEEGVKWHNGEELTVNDWVFALETIADPDYDGPRYANVQTIEGAEAYRSGDADSISGIEVVSDYEINITFDEARVNNLTNLWAYPLPESVLGDVPVAEMSASEWVRSTPIGIGPFKVDKIVPGESVEFSKFDEYWNGDVNLDKIVLRVIDNSSVVGALQNNDIDMISLQPVSGPEVEPLENVEIVTYPGLTYYYVGFKLGKFDNESQTITEELPKYQSKELRQAMMYALNRQEWVDAFFFGYADVVNKPVPSAHWNSADDSELTQYEYDPEKSKQMLDEAGYVDTNDDGFREDPNGDEFVVKFSHYATGNPTFESRAQAIAQYFEAVGLRSEVEMVEVNLYYDMVEKDDASIETFFGGWGTGTDPDPSGLWKADQLWNYTRYNNPEADQLLDDALDIEIVGTDQEKRKELYVEWQKIVNEDLPMLYIAELEEIKALNTRVGGVEYDVSGQNSPAEWFVTE